A genomic stretch from Onychostoma macrolepis isolate SWU-2019 chromosome 02, ASM1243209v1, whole genome shotgun sequence includes:
- the rab12 gene encoding ras-related protein Rab-12: MESGFGVQRRAGGGSPAVGASQRRRKMPPRAADYKLQVIIIGSRGVGKTSLMERFTDDTFCEACKSTVGVDFKIKTVELRGKKIRLQIWDTAGQERFNSITSAYYRGAKGIVLVYDITKQETFDDLPKWMKMIDKYASEDAELLLVGNKLDCESDRAISRQQAERFASRISGMRFCEASAKDNFNVDEIFLKLVDDILSKMPLEVPSKDLSNSLLSLQPEPEIPPELPPPRMRCC, encoded by the exons ATGGAGTCGGGGTTCGGTGTCCAGCGGAGGGCCGGCGGTGGCTCGCCCGCTGTTGGAGCGTCGCAGCGCCGCAGGAAGATGCCGCCGAGAGCCGCTGATTATAAACTGCAGGTGATCATCATCGGCTCCCGTGGAGTGGGAAAGACCAGCCTGATGGAGAGATTCACGGATGACACCTTCTGCGAGGCGTGCAAGTCCACTGTGG GTGtggattttaaaatcaaaacggTGGAGCTGAGAGGAAAGAAGATCAGGTTACAGATCTG GGACACAGCAGGTCAGGAGAGGTTTAACAGCATCACTTCAGCGTATTACCGCGGTGCGAAAGGCATCGTGCTGGTGTACGACATCACCAAGCAGGAAACCTTTGACGACCTGCCAAAATGGATGAAGATGATAGACAAG TACGCATCAGAGGATGCTGAGCTCCTATTGGTTGGGAACAAACTGGACTGTGAGTCTGATCGCGCCATCTCACGACAACAAGCTGAGAGG TTTGCTTCACGGATATCAGGGATGCGTTTCTGTGAGGCCAGTGCCAAGGATAACTTTAATGTGGATGAGATATTCCTTAAACTAGTTGATGACATTTTGAGTAAG ATGCCTCTTGAAGTCCCCAGTAAGGATCTGTCAAACAGCCTCCTGTCCCTTCAGCCCGAACCCGAAATCCCACCAGAGCTGCCTCCACCTCGCATGCGCTGCTGTTGA
- the napgb gene encoding N-ethylmaleimide-sensitive factor attachment protein, gamma b produces the protein MAAQKINEAHEHIAKAEKCLKTSMTKWKPDYDGAASEMAKAAVAFKNAKQFEQAKDAYLKEAEYHTDNKTLFHAAKAYEQAGMMLKDMKKMPEAIQLIEKASIMYVENGTSGTAGMALDRAGKLIEPIDLEKAVDLYQKAASVFENEDRLRQAAELLGKSSRLLVRLRRLDEAAVSLQKEKNMYKEIENYPTCFKKTIAQVLVHLHRGDFVAADKCVRESYSLPGFSGSEDCVSMETLLAAFDEQDEDQMSRVCNSPLLKYMDNDYAKLAISLKVPGGGGGKKKKSPVAPQEGSAGPPPAEQDDDYEGGLC, from the exons ATGGCCGCGCAGAAGATCAACGAGGCGCACGAGCACATCGCCAAAGCCGAGAAATG CTTGAAGACCAGCATGACCAAGTGGAAACCTGATTATGATGGAGCCGCTTCAGAGATGGCAAAAGCAG CTGTGGCTTTCAAAAACGCAAAACAGTTTGAACAAGCGAAGGATGCGTACCTGAAGGAGGCCGAGTACCACACAGACAACAAAAC ACTCTTCCATGCAGCAAA AGCGTATGAACAGGCTGGCATGATGCTGAAG GACATGAAGAAAATGCCTGAGGCCATTCAGCTGATCGAGAAGGCCAGCATCATGTACGTGGAGAACGGGACGTCTGGCACCGCTGGAATGGCCTTGGACAGAGCTGGGAA ACTCATCGAGCCGATTGATCTGGAGAAAGCCGTGGACTTGTACCAGAAGGCTGCATCTGTGTTTGAG AATGAAGATCGTCTCAGGCAGGCCGCAGAGCTTCTGGGAAAATCCTCCAGACTTCTGGTGAGACTGCGCAG GCTGGACGAGGCCGCTGTGTCCCTTCAGAAAGAGAAGAACATGTACAAGGAGATTGAGAACTACCCCACCTGCTTTAAG AAAACCATCGCTCAAGTGCTGGTTCATCTCCACAGAGGAGACTTTGTGGCTGCAGACAAGTGCGTCAGAGAAAGTTACAG TCTCCCAGGGTTCAGTGGGAGCGAGGACTGTGTTTCCATGGAGACGTTACTGGCGGCGTTTGACGAGCAGGACGAGGACCAGATGTCACGCGTCTGCAACTCACCTTTACTGAAGTACATGGACAACGAC TATGCCAAGCTGGCGATCTCTCTGAAGGTGCCCGGTGGAGGCGGCGGGAAGAAGAAGAAATCTCCTGTTGCTCCTCAAGAGGGCAGCGCCGGCCCGCCACCGGCCGAGCAAGACGACGATTACGAGGGAGGTTTATGTTAA